The following proteins are encoded in a genomic region of Hyalangium minutum:
- a CDS encoding acetate/propionate family kinase, with translation MKVLVINVGSTSIKYQLYQMDTEEILAGGVVERVGSPHALHKWRVGPTRSQAEIPAPTMRAGLDAVLAQLTGPGGALKDLSELRAVGHRVVHGGEKLVRPCVITPEVKEIIAKCAQFAPIHNPANLAGIEAAQAALPNATHVAVFDTAFHGELPPHSYLYAVPYELYLERGVRRYGFHGPSHQFMAASASEFLKTDQSRLKLITCHLGGGASVCAIDGGRSVDTSMGMTPLEGLVMGTRSGDVDPALSIVLGRQGLSPDAIDETLNRKSGLLGISGVSADFRDVEQAAAGGNARARLAIEVFVHRIRKYIGAYAAVLGGVDAIVFTGGIGENSVKVRSAVCDALVYMGVVLDAEKNQHADARGSGGVVDIAAPRAPTRVLVVATDEERMIAREVVRVTAGPTAARQRVTGQAIPVGVSVRHVHLSKEHCAALFGEGYELTERRAVSQPGQYVCRESVDLIGPKGEIERVAIINPLRKETQVEVSRTDAITLGVNPPLRESGKLEGTPGLTLRGPKGTVAIDHGVIMAHRHVHMHPDEARRFGVEDKSIIRVRVDGERETIFGDVIVRVNPQYALDMHVDTDEANASGLTNDSVATFDGLQ, from the coding sequence ATGAAAGTCCTCGTCATCAACGTCGGCAGTACGTCGATCAAGTACCAGCTGTACCAGATGGACACCGAGGAGATCCTCGCGGGCGGCGTCGTCGAGCGCGTCGGCTCTCCTCACGCGCTCCACAAGTGGCGCGTGGGCCCGACCCGCTCCCAGGCCGAGATTCCCGCGCCCACCATGCGCGCGGGGCTCGATGCGGTGCTCGCCCAGCTGACGGGCCCCGGGGGCGCCCTCAAGGATCTCTCCGAGCTGCGCGCCGTGGGCCACCGCGTGGTCCATGGCGGCGAGAAGCTCGTGCGCCCCTGCGTGATTACGCCCGAGGTGAAGGAGATCATCGCCAAGTGCGCGCAGTTCGCGCCCATCCACAACCCGGCGAACCTGGCCGGCATCGAGGCCGCGCAGGCCGCGCTTCCGAACGCCACCCACGTCGCCGTGTTCGACACCGCGTTCCACGGCGAGCTACCGCCGCACTCGTACCTCTACGCGGTGCCCTATGAGCTGTACCTGGAGCGCGGCGTGCGCCGGTACGGCTTCCACGGCCCGAGCCACCAGTTCATGGCCGCCAGCGCCTCCGAGTTCCTGAAGACGGACCAGTCCCGTCTCAAGCTCATCACCTGCCATCTGGGCGGCGGCGCCTCGGTGTGCGCCATCGACGGCGGCCGCTCGGTGGACACCTCCATGGGCATGACGCCGCTGGAGGGTCTGGTGATGGGAACCCGTTCCGGCGATGTAGACCCGGCGCTCTCCATCGTGCTCGGGCGGCAGGGCCTGTCGCCAGATGCCATCGACGAGACGCTGAACCGCAAGTCTGGGCTGCTCGGAATCTCGGGCGTGTCGGCGGACTTCCGCGACGTGGAGCAGGCCGCCGCGGGCGGCAACGCGCGCGCCCGTCTGGCCATCGAGGTCTTCGTCCACCGCATCCGCAAGTACATCGGCGCGTACGCGGCGGTGCTGGGCGGCGTGGATGCCATCGTCTTCACCGGCGGCATCGGCGAGAACAGCGTCAAGGTGCGCTCGGCCGTCTGCGATGCGCTCGTCTACATGGGCGTGGTGCTGGACGCGGAGAAGAACCAGCACGCCGACGCGCGCGGCTCGGGGGGCGTGGTGGACATCGCCGCTCCGCGCGCGCCCACCCGGGTGCTGGTGGTCGCCACCGACGAGGAGCGGATGATCGCTCGCGAGGTCGTCCGAGTGACGGCGGGCCCCACGGCGGCGCGGCAGCGCGTCACGGGCCAGGCCATCCCCGTGGGCGTCAGCGTCCGCCACGTGCACCTGTCCAAGGAGCACTGCGCGGCCCTCTTCGGCGAGGGCTATGAGCTCACCGAGCGCCGCGCCGTGTCCCAGCCCGGGCAGTACGTGTGCCGCGAGAGCGTGGACCTCATCGGCCCCAAGGGAGAAATCGAGCGGGTGGCCATCATCAACCCGCTGCGCAAGGAGACACAGGTGGAGGTCTCCCGCACGGACGCCATCACCCTGGGCGTGAACCCGCCGCTGCGCGAGTCCGGCAAGCTCGAGGGCACGCCCGGCCTGACGCTGCGCGGCCCGAAGGGCACGGTGGCCATCGACCACGGCGTCATCATGGCGCACCGCCACGTGCACATGCACCCGGACGAAGCGCGCCGCTTCGGCGTGGAGGACAAGAGCATCATCCGCGTCCGCGTCGACGGTGAGCGCGAGACGATCTTCGGAGACGTCATCGTCCGGGTGAATCCCCAGTACGCGCTGGACATGCACGTGGACACTGACGAGGCGAACGCCTCGGGGCTCACCAACGACAGCGTGGCCACCTTCGACGGCCTCCAGTAG
- a CDS encoding WD40 repeat domain-containing serine/threonine protein kinase produces the protein MKQDSPTVTMTGASTEEPSAGGPDATQRGRPPLKRSPILKPLPTVDVDRYDFSGEFAHGAMGRILQAWDPRLDRPVAIKELLTRGGDMEPRFVTEALITARLQHPAIVPVYEAGRWKTTGSPFYAMKLVSGRSLASIIAEKRTLEERLALLPHVLAVAEAIAYAHSERIIHRDLKPSNVLVGNFGETVVIDWGLAKALTSESASTAGAAGAADPAAVPAPEDAGLTHHGMVVGTPAYMPPEQAMGQRVDERADVYALGAILYHLLAGNRPYEGSKSAEVISAVVKGPPAPLGERQKGIPADLLAIVDKAMSRSPAERYATALEFAEDLRRFQTGQIVGAHVYSLQERARRFVRRHKGSVSVTAVALLTLLMLGAVSIHSILVERDRAEQKQAEAELARRDSERARQQALERADELTLVHARTAVERDPNEAIAWLRSLSPSFTRWSEVRTIAADARAHGFAHILQGHTQTVNEVAFSRDGKYLLTGSDDHTVRIWNLEQHEARVFTGHTDEVWRLELSPDGRFVASAGKERAVRLWELATGETRWIANHPGPVYGFAFTPDGQRLITGSRGDDVLRFWDVATGALVRTLPTGLGPLNQLALSPDGRYAVVQSRQLARAQLWDLERGTSHTLDHGGPVTAVCVSPRGDFAATGALDGTVRLWELRTGQARVLAEKQGAPSKLAFSVDGARLAVGNTEGLLRLWTLSTGRSELVGSHEGRINQVRFSRDGRFVATSSDDRTARLWDLTTGQSRVMRGHRGAAFPLDFSPDGQWLAVGSYDATTRLFAVATQAHRVLAETPAFLDKLAASADGRHLATLGNDGALYLFDVTTGATTLLEHAHTSEPFPFQFSPDGHWLAVGGQHGRLRLRDVATGASRPLEGHLGPLTALAFSRNGRMLASADAKGAVRLWEVDSGQGHLLEQQEQPVLQLTFSPDYQRLALGNKAGEIHLWDLASGKSQVLRGHEDEVRGLVFSSDGQRLVSGSMDHTLRIWNLASGESRRVDISGSGVQQILMTSDDQMVISSSVNDSALRLWDSQTGAPRGMLRGHQGDIFHMTLSPDGRRLASAGPDRTVRLWDLATQESRVLRGHTAAVTGAVFLDDQHLASASWDRTVRVWRDDLPMDPGALRAWMLTIDSTP, from the coding sequence ATGAAGCAGGACAGTCCCACCGTGACCATGACCGGGGCTTCCACCGAGGAGCCCAGCGCGGGCGGGCCCGACGCGACGCAGCGGGGCCGCCCCCCGCTGAAGCGGTCGCCCATCCTCAAGCCGCTGCCCACCGTGGACGTGGATCGCTACGACTTCTCTGGCGAGTTCGCGCACGGCGCCATGGGACGCATCCTCCAAGCATGGGATCCGCGCCTGGACCGGCCCGTGGCCATCAAGGAGCTGCTCACCCGGGGCGGGGACATGGAGCCCCGCTTCGTCACCGAGGCCCTCATCACCGCGCGCCTCCAGCACCCCGCCATCGTCCCCGTCTACGAGGCCGGGCGGTGGAAGACGACGGGCTCGCCCTTCTACGCGATGAAGCTCGTCTCGGGCCGCTCGCTCGCGAGCATCATCGCGGAGAAGCGCACGCTGGAGGAGCGGCTCGCGCTGCTGCCCCACGTGCTCGCCGTGGCCGAGGCCATCGCCTACGCGCACTCCGAGCGCATCATCCACCGCGACCTCAAGCCCTCCAACGTGCTGGTGGGCAACTTCGGGGAGACGGTGGTCATTGATTGGGGGCTGGCCAAGGCGCTCACCTCGGAGAGCGCCTCCACAGCGGGCGCGGCCGGTGCGGCGGATCCGGCGGCCGTCCCCGCCCCTGAAGACGCCGGCCTGACCCATCACGGCATGGTGGTGGGGACCCCCGCGTACATGCCGCCCGAGCAGGCCATGGGCCAGCGCGTGGATGAGCGCGCCGACGTCTATGCGCTGGGCGCCATCCTCTACCACCTGCTGGCGGGGAACCGGCCCTATGAGGGGAGCAAGTCCGCGGAGGTGATCAGCGCCGTGGTGAAGGGCCCTCCCGCGCCGCTCGGCGAGCGGCAGAAGGGCATCCCCGCGGACCTGCTGGCCATCGTGGACAAGGCCATGTCCCGGAGCCCCGCGGAGCGCTACGCCACCGCGCTGGAGTTCGCGGAGGACCTGCGCCGCTTCCAGACAGGGCAGATCGTCGGCGCGCACGTCTACTCACTGCAGGAGCGCGCCCGGCGCTTCGTCCGGCGCCACAAGGGCTCGGTCTCGGTGACGGCAGTGGCTCTGCTGACACTGCTGATGCTGGGGGCCGTGAGCATCCACAGCATCCTCGTCGAGCGGGACCGCGCCGAGCAGAAGCAGGCCGAGGCCGAGCTGGCCCGCCGGGACTCGGAGCGCGCGCGCCAGCAGGCGCTGGAGCGGGCGGATGAGCTCACCCTGGTGCATGCGCGCACCGCCGTGGAGCGGGACCCCAACGAGGCCATCGCCTGGCTGCGCAGCCTGTCGCCCTCCTTCACCCGCTGGTCGGAGGTGCGGACCATCGCGGCGGATGCCCGGGCGCACGGCTTCGCCCATATCCTCCAGGGCCACACGCAGACGGTGAACGAAGTGGCCTTCAGCCGGGACGGCAAGTACCTGCTCACCGGCAGCGATGACCACACGGTCCGCATCTGGAACCTCGAGCAGCACGAGGCCCGCGTCTTCACCGGGCACACCGATGAGGTCTGGCGCCTGGAGCTCTCGCCCGACGGACGCTTCGTCGCCTCGGCAGGCAAGGAGCGCGCGGTGCGCCTCTGGGAGCTGGCGACAGGTGAGACGCGCTGGATCGCCAACCACCCCGGGCCGGTGTACGGCTTTGCCTTCACGCCGGATGGCCAGCGGCTCATCACCGGCAGCCGGGGAGATGACGTGCTGCGCTTCTGGGATGTGGCCACGGGCGCCCTCGTGCGCACGCTCCCCACGGGGCTGGGCCCGCTCAACCAGCTCGCGCTCTCACCGGACGGGCGGTACGCGGTCGTCCAGTCCCGCCAGCTGGCGCGGGCCCAGCTCTGGGACCTGGAGCGAGGCACCTCGCACACGCTGGACCACGGAGGGCCGGTGACGGCGGTCTGCGTGTCCCCGCGGGGGGACTTCGCCGCCACGGGCGCGCTGGATGGGACCGTGCGGCTCTGGGAGCTGCGGACCGGCCAGGCCCGGGTCCTCGCCGAGAAGCAGGGAGCCCCCTCGAAGCTCGCGTTCTCTGTCGATGGAGCGCGGCTGGCGGTGGGCAACACGGAGGGCCTGCTCCGCCTGTGGACGCTGAGCACCGGCCGGAGCGAGCTGGTGGGCAGCCACGAGGGCCGCATCAACCAGGTGCGCTTCTCCCGGGACGGCCGCTTCGTGGCGACGAGCAGCGACGACCGCACCGCGCGGCTGTGGGACCTGACCACGGGCCAGAGCCGCGTGATGCGGGGGCACCGGGGCGCCGCCTTCCCACTCGACTTCTCCCCCGATGGACAGTGGCTCGCCGTGGGCAGCTACGATGCCACCACGCGCCTCTTCGCCGTGGCGACGCAGGCCCACCGCGTCCTGGCGGAGACCCCTGCGTTTCTCGACAAGCTCGCGGCCTCCGCGGATGGCCGGCACCTCGCCACCCTGGGCAACGACGGCGCGCTGTACCTGTTCGACGTGACGACAGGGGCCACCACCCTGCTGGAGCACGCGCACACCTCCGAGCCCTTCCCCTTCCAGTTCTCACCGGATGGCCACTGGCTGGCTGTGGGCGGTCAGCACGGCCGGCTTCGTCTGCGGGACGTGGCCACCGGGGCCTCGCGCCCGCTCGAAGGCCACCTCGGCCCGCTCACGGCGCTGGCCTTCTCCCGCAACGGCCGGATGCTCGCCAGCGCGGACGCGAAGGGCGCGGTGCGGCTGTGGGAGGTGGACTCGGGCCAGGGGCATCTCCTCGAACAGCAGGAGCAGCCGGTCCTGCAGCTCACCTTCTCGCCCGACTACCAGCGGCTCGCCTTGGGGAACAAGGCGGGAGAAATCCATCTGTGGGATCTGGCCTCGGGCAAGTCCCAGGTGCTCCGAGGCCACGAGGACGAGGTGCGCGGCCTCGTGTTCTCCTCGGATGGCCAGCGGCTGGTGAGCGGGAGCATGGACCACACCCTGCGCATCTGGAACCTGGCCAGCGGAGAGAGCCGCCGGGTGGATATCAGCGGGAGCGGCGTCCAGCAGATCCTGATGACCTCGGATGATCAGATGGTGATCAGCTCGAGCGTGAACGACAGCGCCCTCCGGCTCTGGGACAGCCAGACGGGCGCGCCTCGCGGGATGCTCCGGGGCCACCAGGGCGACATCTTCCACATGACGCTGTCCCCGGATGGCCGGCGGCTGGCCTCGGCGGGCCCGGACCGGACCGTCCGCCTCTGGGACCTGGCCACCCAGGAGAGCCGGGTGCTCCGGGGGCACACCGCGGCGGTGACCGGAGCCGTCTTCCTGGATGACCAGCACCTGGCCTCCGCCAGCTGGGACCGGACCGTGCGGGTGTGGCGGGATGACCTGCCCATGGATCCGGGCGCCCTGCGCGCCTGGATGCTGACGATCGACAGCACCCCCTAG